The Temnothorax longispinosus isolate EJ_2023e unplaced genomic scaffold, Tlon_JGU_v1 HiC_scaffold_71, whole genome shotgun sequence DNA segment gaatttagaatttagaatttagaatttagaattactgagtagtttaatttatcgaattatcttactgtacagattaatttatttaagattctttatattcttaagattcttggtgaaataataaatagtcatgatttaattcttactatgagaaaggagttgacatctatttgtcgtagttagatatcttttatataaaggatagaggaaagagaatcgggattcactaacagatacagatatttctaaaataaataatatatataaagaatttagaatttagaatttagaatttagaatttagaatttagaatttagaatttagaattactgagtagtttaatttatcgaattatcttactgtacagattactttatttaagattctttatattcttaaaattattggtgaaataatagatagtcatgatttaattcttactatgagaaaggagttgacatctatttgtcgtaattagatatcttttatataaaggatagaggaaagagaatcgggattcactaacagatacaaatatttctaaaataaataatatatataaagaatttagaatttagaatttagaatttagaatttagaatttggaatttggaatttggaacttggaatttggaatttagaatttagaagttagaattactgagtagtttaatttatcaaattatcttactgtacagattaatttatctaagattctttatattcttaagattattggtgaaataatagatagtcatgatttaattcttactatgagaaaggagttgacatctatttgtcgtaattagatatcttttatataaaggatagaggaaagagaatcgggattcactaacagatacaaatatttctaaaataaataatatatataaagaatttagaatttagaatttaaaatttggaagttggaatttggaatttggaatttggaatttagaatttagaattactgagtagtttaatttatcgaattatcttactgtacagattaatttatttaagattctttatattcttaagattcttggtgaaataatagataatcatgatttaattcttactatgagaaaggagtcgacatctatttgtcgtaattagatatcttttatataaaggatagaggaaagagaatcgggattcactaacagatacagatatttttaaaataaataatatatataaagaatttagaatttagaatttagaatttagaatttggaatttgggacttggaatttggaatttagaatttagaatttagaatttagaattactgagtagtttaatttatcgaattatcttactgtacagattaatttatttaagattctttatattcttaagattattggtgaaataatagataatcatgatttaattcttactatgagaaaggagttgacatctatttgtcgtaattagatatcttttatataaaggatagaggaaagagaatcgggattcactaacagatacagattgttttaaaataaataatatatataaagaatttagaatttagaattaagaattcagaatttagaatttagaatttggaacttggaatttggaatttagaatttagaatttagaatttagaattactgagtagtttaatttatcgaattatcttactgtacagattaatttatttaagatactttatattcttaagattattggtgaaataatagataatcatgatttaattcttactatgagaaaggagtcgacatctatttgtcgtaattagatatcttttatataaaggatagaggaaagagaatcgggattcactaacagatacaaatatttttaaaataaataatatatataaagaatttagaatttagaatttagaatttagaatttagaatttagaatttggaatttggaacttggaatttggaatttacaatttagaatttagaatttagaattactgagtagtttaatttatcgaattagcttactgtacagattaatttatttaagattctttatatttttaagattcttggtgaaattataaatagtcatgatttaattcttactatgagaaaggagttgacatctatttgtcgtaattagatatcttttatataaaggatagaggaaagagaatcgggattcactaacagatacagatatttctaaaataaataaatatatataaagaatttagaatttagaatttaaaatttggaagttggaatttggaatttggaatttggaatttagaatttagaattactgagtagtttaatttatcgaattatcttactgtacagattaatttatttaagattctttatattcttaagattcttggtgaaataatagatagtcatgatttaattcttactatgagaaaggagtcgacatctatttgtcgtaattagatatcttttatataaaaaatagaggaaagagaatcgggattcactaacagatacagatatttttaaaataataatatatataaagtatttagaatttagaatttagaatttagaatttggaatttggaacttggaatttggaatttagaatttagaatttagaatttagaattactgagtagtttaatttatcgaattagcttactgtacagattaatttatttaagattctttatatttttaagattcttggtgaaattataaatagtcatgatttaattcttactatgagaaaggagttgacatctatttgtcgtaattagatatcttttatataaaggattGTTCCGGAatgatttgaaaattaaagctAAGGTAAACGAAATGAATAAGCGTCCCGGTATATCtcgcgttattattattgtttccGATCTGTCGCGTTCAGGCGGTGCCTGCGACCAGGAGAGTTTCCCAGCTCGGTACGATATCGCGTGGAACATGCGAGGTTCACGTGGAGCCTCACCTCGAATAAGATGATCGACATAAACACACGCGTTCGGGCGTTCGAGCTCGAGCATAACCGTTTCAGTTTGTTTTCGGAGCGCTTTCAATACACTGTTACGCGACAGCTCTGCGGAAACCAAGTATATTGAACGATTTCGTTTGTCGATCGTTTCGTCTTGCGAGCTATCTTGACTGGCGCGAATAATTACTTCGATCGATATTGACTCTGATTTCGTCAAGTATCTGTATTAGGAACAATAAAAGTGTCTCAACTCTATACTGGCCCTCTCATTTCGCTTAGTGGTCCGTCCTCCTCGATTCCCGGTCTCTAACAAGACAGTACCAGCTCCGCCCGGAGTGTTTTCCAAGCAATAGCATTCCGAAAcatttggtccttcgagccggatcgGGATTGAGGTCTTGTGAACCGTGAAGTGGGCTGCTGGCGTGAATTGTGAGTGACCGTGTCTGAGTCACTATCGCCGCCAAGATGTCGTCCTTCGAAGAACTGCTCCTCAAACAGCGCTCATTATTCAACTCCGTTATGAATACTATctcgaatttcaaaaaattgggACAGGCGAAGATGACCCCTGCAGCTACCAAGGCGCGAATCGAAAGTACCAAGGAGAGGTTCGAGCAGTGCCGAGTTTTAGATGCGAAGCTGCACGTCATCACCGACGCCGCGACCAAGGCGTCATACTCCTACTTCACCGATCGCGAATTCGAGCATTGTGAGGAGTGCTACGATGCTGCGCTGGATTATCTCTACGAGCAGCTCGGTGAGCTTCTTCCACCCCTGGATGCCTCCGCTCTCTAAAGTAGAATCAGTGAAAATATCACTAattgaaacagtaaaatagGATTTCACTGAGAATCAGTGAGTATTTCACTGAACTTCAGTAGAATgtttactttttgtttctttatcttatatttcacTGATTATGGTCAGTGAAAGTAAGATGTCACTGTAAAATCAGTTATCTGTTGGTAATACTGATTGATGGTGCGAGGAAGCGGAACAGGATTGTGATCTCAGTGATGTGTGAAACAGAAGACGAGAACGAAGTATACGTGACAAAGGACGAAGCGGTGCTAAGTGTACATTACGAAGAATGAGAGAAACTGCGGTACTGAGCTAAGCGTGCTTGCGAAAAAGGTGAGGTTAAAAGTAAGTACGAAAGCTTCTTGAGCTGTAGTTCATTTACCGCGGGTACTGACGAGTACGGTGCGAGGTTATAGTTTGCCAACGGGGCAAAGATGGAGGCCCAACGGGCCCATAGTAAAGCACGATAAACTAGAGACTGTTTCTCCCTTTTCATTTTCAGCATAAACCACGGCGTATTGAACGAGAGAACTGAACAGCAAACAGAATAAGATTATTAATCTCGGTTATTGTTGGAAACTTATCAAAAAGAGTAagtcttttatttcttattcttataatttcttaGTATAAATTGATTGTTAAAACACGATTCAAATATTtggatatttaatttcagaagAACATTGATAAGGGACAACATGATGATCCTCCTATTTTTCCAAATTCTTCGTTAATACAGATATGGCCTGTAAGTTTGGTTAGtgcatttaaaagttatatattaatacttgCTAACACacagaaaaatctttttttaggaAGGAACAAACATAGAGGCACAAGCTCGTAAGCTGaggaatgtttaatttttaattgacttcATTCTGTAAACATTTTGCACGTAACAATTACattgttgaataaaaaattataacatgtaTTAAGGTTATTACTTTTTGTTACTGTTTGCTGGGACATTTACTGATTTAATCAGCTTGCATTACTGATTTTGCTGTTCAAAGTCACTGTTTCCAGTAGTCCAATATTACTGAGTAAAACAGTCAATATTACTGATTTAATCAGTTCACATTACTGATTTTGCTGCTCAAAGTCACTGTTTTAGTAGTCCAATATTACTGATTGAAACAGTCAATATTAACTAATTCTTTCAGTGAAATGTCACTGATTCTTAGTGGTATACTTATAACTGCTTCAATCAGTGACTATTTACTGTTTCTCAGTAAAAATACACTGATTCTCTTTTAGAGAGCGTAAACGTAAGTCGGGCCCCCGAATTTCCATCGCATACCGCGCTCAATCTGCCGAAGGTCACCCTACCAAGCTTCGATGGATCGTACGAGAAGTGGGAGAGCTTCCGAGACCGATTCTACTCGATGATTATTTGCGAGGCGAGTTTGTCAAACGTTCAACGACTACACCATTTATTCTCGTGTTTAAAGGGTGAAGCGAGCGCATCCATCGAACATTTAGCGTTAACGTCCGAGAATTTTGATGTCGCGTGGCAAATTCTCTCGTCGCGATTTGAAAATAAACGGCGTCTTATTAGTACTCATCTGAACAAGCTGTTTACATTGCCCAATGTCACCGCGAAATCGGCTCAAGAATTGCGTGCGTTGCGAGACAAAGTACATGCCGCGACCGCGGCCTTGAGGAATTTAGCGCGTCCGGTGGATCAGTGGAGCGACATTCTCGTATTCTTGATTACGCAGAAACTCGATAACGCTTCGCGTGAAGCATGGGAACTTAAGTTAGGTAGTAGCGTTTACTATCCGACTTACGCCGAAATAGACGCGTTTATGGATTCTCGCATCCGCGCCCTCGATTCGATAATACCGTTTGCGACTGAAAAACCGGCCGACGCGGCGGCAAAAAATAAAGCGAAGCCGAAAGCGATAGCATCCCACGCTGCGAGCGCTACGAAGCTTTCATGTCCTGTGTGCGCCGCTCAACACCTCTTGTACCAATGCTCCGAATTTCTCAATAAAACGCCGAATCAAAGACACGAGCTCGTTAAGAAATGCAAAAGATGCTTAAATTGTTTTAGTGCAAAGCATCAAGCAAAGGAATGCACGAGCTCTTACTCGTGTAAGCAATGTCAGAAGAAGCATCACACATTGCTGCATTTTCCGGAAATTGCGAAACCATCCGACAGTGAcgcctccccctcccctcctaCAAGTGAAGCTTCCCAAACCGGTATCGCCTCTCATGTTGTTGCCAAGTCCGTTCCGTCCACCCAGCCGATTCTCCTTGCGACCGCGCGAGTTCGAGTCTACTCGGAGCAAGGTCGATGTCAAACCGTGCGCGCTTTAATCGATCAAGGATCCGCGGCATCGTTTATAACCGAAAATTTAGCCCAGTCGTTGCGCATTCCGAAAGTTCGCACGTCCATCATTGTAACCGGTATCGGAGAGACGCACACTTCAGTTCGACAAGCAGCTACCATCACTATTACTCCAAGTACGTCCGTCAGTCCGGCCTATTCCATTTCCGccttaattttaaaatcgttAACGCGGTATTTGCCTAACCGTATTAACGCTCCGATGAACTGGCCCCATTTAAAGGACCTCACCCTCGCCGATCAGGACTTCGCGGGATCCGCTCCGATTGACGTTCTCATTGGTGCCGAACTCTTCGGCTCCTTAATTCTCGACGGAGTTCGTAAGGGCGCCGCGAACGAGCCAATAGCCCAAAATACGGTGTTAGGCTGGATTATCTCCGGCCCAACGGGAGGAGCGCGTTCGAGCCAAAGGATCGACGTACATCATGCCTCAGTGGATGAAGATCTCGATTTCAACATTCGACGCTTCTGGGAGGTGGAAGAAATTCCCCGCACGTCCCAATTAACTCCTGAGGACCAAGCGTGTGAGGAGCATTTTCTCCGCACACATTACCGAAATCCCGACGGTCGCTACGTTGTCCGATTACCCTTTAAAAGGGGACCTCCGATTTCCATAGGAGAGTCTAGCCGGTCGTGTTGTGTCGCATCGAGGCTTGCCTAAATTCCCGTCCAATCGCGGCGGTGTCCGAGAACCTAGACGACTACCAGGCTTTAACTCCCGGTCATTTCCTTATCGGAGGACCTCTTATGGCTGTCCCTGAACCCAGCGTTCTCGAGATCAACGAGACCCGATTGTCGCGATGGCAATTACTACAGCGAATTACCGAACAATTCTGGAAATCGTGGTCGAATGACTATCTCCTTAACTTGCAGCAGAGGCCCAAGTGGAGGGTCGCGCATAAGCTCGCTAAGGTCGGTCAAATGGTGCTCCTACGAAACGCGCTCGCGCCTCCATGTCAATGGGAGCTTGGCCGCATAACGGCTTGTCATCCCGGCGACGATGGCCTCACCCGTGTCGTCACGGTTCAAACCGCGCGTTCTCAATACAAACGCCCAATTACCAAATTGTGCTTTCTTCctattgatataaattctaCACAAGATTCCGCCATGGCGGGCGGCGTTGAGTCTGAGCCGTGTGACACGAGCGGAGTCGATGTGACTTCCGCGACTCCCTGTAGCTAGCGATAGAGTCTTTGTACTGTATGCGACATtatatatggatatatattttcgaatgCGAGCATTCGAGGCGGGCGGTGTGTTCCGGAatgatttgaaaattaaagctAAGGTAAACGAAATGAATAAGCGTCCCGGTATATCtcgcgttattattattgtttccGATCTGTCGCGTTCAGGCGGTGCCTGCGACCAGGAGAGTTTCCCAGCTCGGTACGATATCGCGTGGAACATGCGAGGTTCACGTGGAGCCTCACCTCGAATAAGATGATCGACATAAACACACGCGTTCGGGCGTTCGAGCTCGAGCATAACCGTTTCAGTTTGCTGTCGGAGCGCTTTCAATACACTGTTACGCGACAGCTCTGCGGAAACCAAGTATATTGAACGATTTCGTTTGTCGATCGTTTCGTCTTGCGAGCTATCTTGACTGGCGCGAATAATTACTTCGATCGATATTGACTCTTTCGTCAAGTATCTGTATTAGGAACAATAAAAGTGTCTCAACTCTATACTGGCCCTCTCATTTCGCTTAGTGGTCCGTCCTCCTCGATTCCCGGTCTCTAACAAGACAGTACCAGCTCCGCCCGGAGTGTTTTCCAAGCAATAGCATTCCGAAACaaggatagaggaaagaaaatcgggattcactaacatacagatatttttaaaataaataatatatataaagaatttagaatttagaatttagaaattagaatTTAGTATTTAGAATATAGAATTTggaaatttggaatttggaatttggaatttgaaatttagaatttagaatttggaatttggaatttagaatttggactttggaatttggaatttagaatttagaatttagaatttagaatttagaattactgagtagtttaatttatcgaattatcttactgtacagattaatttatttaagattctttatattcttaagattattggt contains these protein-coding regions:
- the LOC139824954 gene encoding uncharacterized protein; this encodes MIICEASLSNVQRLHHLFSCLKGEASASIEHLALTSENFDVAWQILSSRFENKRRLISTHLNKLFTLPNVTAKSAQELRALRDKVHAATAALRNLARPVDQWSDILVFLITQKLDNASREAWELKLGSSVYYPTYAEIDAFMDSRIRALDSIIPFATEKPADAAAKNKAKPKAIASHAASATKLSCPVCAAQHLLYQCSEFLNKTPNQRHELVKKCKRCLNCFSAKHQAKECTSSYSCKQCQKKHHTLLHFPEIAKPSDSDASPSPPTSEASQTGIASHVVAKSVPSTQPILLATARVRVYSEQGRCQTVRALIDQGSAASFITENLAQSLRIPKVRTSIIVTGIGETHTSVRQAATITITPSTSVSPAYSISALILKSLTRYLPNRINAPMNWPHLKDLTLADQDFAGSAPIDVLIGAELFGSLILDGVRKGAANEPIAQNTVLGWIISGPTGGARSSQRIDVHHASVDEDLDFNIRRFWEVEEIPRTSQLTPEDQACEEHFLRTHYRNPDGRYVVRLPFKRGPPISIGESSRSCCVASRLA